The Silene latifolia isolate original U9 population chromosome Y, ASM4854445v1, whole genome shotgun sequence sequence CATACTTATTTAGAGCTATTAATAATTCAGTTTCAGCAGGCAGATTTCCTGATTGCTTACAGGACCAAACTGGGACAGTCTTTTCGGAGTAAGCAAAAATTTGCAATGCCATTTTCAACCTCTATTACTCAGACTCGTTTACAAGTCTCCCTCCCTCCCTTCCTCCCTCTCTTTGAGATGTTATGACACATATCGTCGTCGTTACAATGCACAATCAGAAAGTTTACTCAGACTCGTCTACAAGTctccctccctccctctctcTGAGATGTTATGACACACATCCTCGTTGTTACAATGCACAATCATAAAGTTTCTGCAAAGAAAATATCTAATGATTACAAGCAACAccaaggccctgttcttttggacttaaatcacttaatttaagtttacttcagatcctataagtttagttaagTTCAGTCCAGATCCTatcagttcagtttagatcctataagtttagttcagatactataagttcagttcagtttagatcctataagttcagttcagaaaagttatatacagagtattatttttaaaaaccgataCAAAAACGTTTCATATTAATTATTCGATAGACATaataatttaaacaaaaaaaacttaATAATTTCACAGTGAGTTCACTCTTcattaataacacaaattattcacTCCCCTCATAAACTCAATACATTTACCACACTCCCCTCCCTCACCTAATTATCACCTCTCGCATTAACCACCTCCTTCATCACCATTGTTCGTTTCACCAAGTATGTTTTGATCTTATTTAATGTCCAATTTCTGATTTTCGTGCTTCTTTTTACATTAAACGAAATTCTTTATTTCTTAATTATGTATGTATACTTGAAATGTCATTTGGTCAATTGAAGAAAAGGTGGTAGGTGTTAAAAAAATATGCCCCAAATATCATCTAAGTATTAAATGTCGATCATTGTTTCTACATCACCCTCCATAATCCTTAATCCTTAACTACTAAAATGTGCAAACATCACCTTTTGGGTTCCTTATCAACAGTTCTCGCTTTGCAACAGTCCACAACAGTAGAAAGCAACATCTAGGCCACTCGTTCCTCTTTGGAAAATCCAGGCCACTCATACCTCTTTCCACTTAGCTGAACAGTAGGAAATTGattttgaaaactcattcccaacTGCCTGCCAATCCTCTTTGCAGGAACATGATGTTGAATAATGCTTCAAAATAagttattacaataataatgcgTTAGTATAAAGGTGAGTTATTGATATTATGAGTTAGTGTGTTAATGTTGAGAATAAGTTATTTAGTTTATGATAGAAACGtagaagtatttattttatatatttagtTTCTACGTTAAAATGTCATATGTAAGGCTATATAAAGGCCTCTAATTTACTTGTAATATGCATCAAATATAAAACAATTATCTCTTTATATTATTTACTCTCTCCTTTACCAACAAGTTTGGTATCAAGAGCACTATAGACAAGAGAGAAATTTTAAGAGCAACGCAACTCCTCTCTGTCTAAATCAGGTAAGATCAAATAAAAAATTAGTGAGTGAAATATACGGAGTTTTCCCATAAAATAATTTTTTAGAGTGTCATGGCCACTAATGGAGTCTCCACCAGTTCTCAACCATTAATTCCCAGTTTTGATGGGGATAAATATGAGTTTTGGTCGATTAAAATGAGAACTTTGTTTAAATCTCAAGATCTATGGGATTTAGTTGAAGATGGTTTTGACGACTCGGATGtcaagcaacaaagattgaaAGAAAATAGGAAAAAAGATGCAAAAGCGCTCCTATTTCTTCAATCACCTGTTCATGAAAATATTTTCTCCCGTGCATCAGCAGACAACTTGAAGGAGGCATGGCAAATTTTAAAAACTGAATTCAAAGGCTCGGATAAGGTAATCGCTGTTAAGCTTCAAACGCTACGCCGCGATTTTGAAACTTTAAATATGCAAAATAATGAGTCCGTGCAGGATTACCTATCTAGAGCTAGTACAATTGTGAATAAAATGAAGTCTTATGGGGAAGATATTTCAAACAAAACAGTGGTTCCAAAAATTTTGAGAAGTCTTACTTCTAGATTTGATTCTATTGTCGCTGCAATTGAAGAAGCTCATGATATGTCAACTTATTCTTTTGATGAATTAATGAGTTCTTTGCAAGCTCATGAAGAACGATTAAATCgttcaaaagaaaagaatgaagaaAAGGCATTTCAGGTGAAGGGAGAGTCTTCAAAAGAAAATGACAATAATAATTTTGGTGGACGTGGAAATGGTAGAGGTGGTTTCCGCGGTCGAGGTCGTGGCGGTAGCAGAGGTCGTGGCCAATATTTTGGGCAGCGATAACATGGGCAAAAGTCGTCCATTCAATGTCATCATTGTAAAAAATTCGGTCACAAAGAAGCAAATTGTTGGATAAAGgcacaaaatcaaaaacaaaatcaaacaaattttGCGGAAAAAGAAGAGGTGGAAACTCTTTTTATGGCACACTTTCATGACAATGCAGTCTCGGATGATGTCTGGTTTGTTGATAGTGGTTGTTCAAACCATATGTCCGTTCCACGCCTCTTTGTTCATGGATTTAGACACCTCACAAAAATCAGAAGTACGCCTTGGTGATGACAAGGTAGTACAAGTCGAAGGTAAAGGTACAATTACTCTTTCCACTAGCTCTGGCAAGAAGAAATTAATTCATAATGTGTTGTTTGTGCCTAGTTTAGCTCATAATTTATTGAGTGTGGGACAGTTGATGTCTAGTGGGTATAAGGTCTTATTTGATGATGATAGCTGCACAATATTGGATAAGAAATCCGGGCAAACTGTAGTTACTATTAGTATGACCCAAAATAAGATGTTTCCGTTAGacataaattgttttgaaaagAAGGTTTTTATGGTTAAGAAGTTATGTGAGTCTGATTTATGGCACTTACGATATGGTCACTTGcatgaaaatggattaaaactCCTAAAAAGGAAAGACATggtctttgtaacacccccatactccaagtgccttaccaggaccactcaggtatgaaggcatcaccatctcggtcgcccgaggtatgataatcaaatagacaaaacagaaacaacatttattataaatagtttaatgaataaatacaatcctcaaaaccaaaccaaagtacgatacaagattctcaaatgactgttctaactgaaatgtaaaacaaactaaggctacaaatgaagactcctatcgtcatgtcgtggcatcccggctatccca is a genomic window containing:
- the LOC141632724 gene encoding uncharacterized protein LOC141632724, yielding MRTLFKSQDLWDLVEDGFDDSDVKQQRLKENRKKDAKALLFLQSPVHENIFSRASADNLKEAWQILKTEFKGSDKVIAVKLQTLRRDFETLNMQNNESVQDYLSRASTIVNKMKSYGEDISNKTVVPKILRSLTSRFDSIVAAIEEAHDMSTYSFDELMSSLQAHEERLNRSKEKNEEKAFQVKGESSKENDNNNFGGRGNGRGGFRGRGRGGSRGRGQYFGQR